Proteins encoded by one window of Cellvibrio sp. KY-GH-1:
- a CDS encoding glycoside hydrolase family 73 protein gives MNSVRIICSVGENGKNQRSDVVVIQKALNFFIKNNLLTPLIPLKEDGVAGKITQSAIRRFQQVSMSMVMPDGRIDPSGKTLDKLNSKMLMSKRQAGALTESKIDLLKVSSALLPGVSHQTGNAKFSLSVKRALSGDVNFSELAKEDFVKNVFDAAKRESLISGVPAAVAAAQAILETGYGKFVPIDINTKKYSYNLFGIKGVGTAGPVDIYTHEVINGKRVKILDRFQAYNSFSESITGRTKFLKQNIRYKFLFSTKDPKTWAEGLQKAGYATDPNYAKSLISIMESWKLI, from the coding sequence ATGAACAGCGTTCGTATTATTTGTTCTGTTGGTGAAAATGGGAAAAACCAAAGGTCAGATGTTGTTGTTATTCAAAAAGCGCTGAATTTTTTTATTAAAAACAATCTTTTAACGCCACTGATTCCTCTGAAAGAAGATGGCGTTGCAGGTAAAATCACCCAATCCGCTATTCGCCGATTTCAACAAGTCTCTATGTCTATGGTTATGCCAGATGGACGTATAGACCCTTCAGGAAAAACACTTGATAAATTAAATTCAAAGATGCTTATGTCGAAGCGGCAGGCCGGGGCATTGACTGAAAGTAAAATTGATTTATTAAAGGTTTCCAGTGCCTTGCTGCCGGGGGTATCTCATCAAACAGGTAATGCTAAATTTTCTCTTTCAGTAAAAAGGGCTTTATCTGGAGATGTTAATTTTTCTGAGCTTGCTAAAGAGGATTTCGTCAAAAACGTATTTGATGCGGCAAAGAGGGAATCTCTCATTTCCGGAGTGCCAGCAGCAGTTGCTGCGGCACAAGCGATTCTCGAAACAGGGTATGGCAAGTTTGTTCCAATAGATATCAATACAAAAAAATATAGTTATAACTTATTTGGTATTAAAGGGGTCGGAACTGCAGGGCCAGTAGATATTTATACTCACGAAGTCATTAATGGCAAGAGAGTTAAGATTCTCGATAGATTTCAGGCATACAACAGTTTTTCGGAATCAATTACCGGGCGGACTAAATTTCTTAAGCAAAATATAAGATACAAGTTTCTATTCAGTACAAAGGATCCAAAAACATGGGCTGAGGGCCTGCAAAAGGCAGGTTATGCAACTGATCCTAATTACGCAAAATCTTTAATATCAATTATGGAGTCTTGGAAATTAATATGA